A window of Primulina huaijiensis isolate GDHJ02 chromosome 9, ASM1229523v2, whole genome shotgun sequence contains these coding sequences:
- the LOC140984794 gene encoding transcription factor bHLH148-like: MSSSLLSPNPAVNPDRSATRRRKNKIQREESLGNISQQQNPPIQWKSDAQQQIYSSKLLQALRQVREGNFSPAQKSAPRRVREAADKVLAATAKGRSRWSRAMLTNRLKIKFMKKHNITKRQQSVITAVTRGNSRSTKKSKVRIFRLKTKSLPAVQRKTRVLSRLVPGCRQQPLPVVLEEATDYIAALEMQVRAMTALAELLSVSGTSSGFGSGSSSSGDGHSHPSSSHPPTS, translated from the exons ATGTCTTCGTCTCTGCTATCGCCAAATCCAGCTGTGAATCCCGACAGATCAGCCACCAGGCGGAGGAAGAACAAAATTCAAAGGGAAGAGAGCCTCGGCAATATCTCTCAGCAGCAAAATCCGCCTATTCAATGGAAATCAGACGCTCAGCAGCAAATCTACTCCTCGAAACTTCTACAGGCGCTGCGGCAAGTCCGCGAAGGCAACTTCTCGCCGGCTCAAAAATCCGCTCCAAGGCGCGTGCGAGAAGCCGCGGACAAAGTCCTGGCCGCCACAGCCAAAGGCCGATCGAGGTGGAGCCGGGCCATGCTCACGAACCGGCTGAAAATAAAGTTCATGAAAAAGCATAACATCACGAAGCGGCAGCAATCGGTCATCACCGCCGTCACCCGTGGCAATAGCCGGTCGACGAAGAAATCGAAGGTCAGGATCTTTCGCCTGAAAACCAAGAGTTTGCCTGCTGTTCAGCGCAAGACGCGCGTTTTGAGCCGCCTGGTTCCCGGTTGCCGGCAACAACCGCTGCCCGTGGTGTTGGAGGAGGCGACCGATTACATCGCGGCGCTTGAAATGCAG GTACGAGCAATGACGGCTCTAGCAGAGTTGCTTTCTGTTTCTGGAACTAGTTCTGGTTTTGGTTCTGGTTCATCTTCCTCCGGCGATGGGCATAGCCATCCCTCCTCAAGCCACCCTCCCACTAGTTGA